The DNA sequence AATCCATCCGCTTCTTCCGTACGCTCGTAACCAAGAAAAGGTTCAAACTCCCAATACTCGTCTGCGTCAATGCGGTAACCAGCCCGCCAGGCGTAGCCTTCCCCCAAATTTGAGACGCCCATGACATCAGTTTTTTCACGGACATAAATCACGGCGAAATTGAAATCCGTCGCTTCGGTGACAGAGGTCCGGTACCCTAGGCCAACCTCGGCGCGTGCGATATCCGTTGTGATACCGCCGATTTCATCGTCTAAGTCTTTGTAATCGACAAAAAAGTAGCCATTCTCACCAATGCCCGTAGACACCACTAGATTTGTCCCTGTCGGGTCAAATTTGGTGTTGGTAAACACGTTGTGGTAACCAAGCTCCACGTAATCATAATCAACCGCCATGGCTGCAGAAGCCGAAAAGGCCAACAGCGCCACCCCAAAACGTGTGATGTTTTTCATCTCAAAGTCTCCTTTCTTCAGCGTGTTATTCTGTGTATGGTTGTCTGTTTCACCCAACCTTCAACAACCGAATTTTTTCGGACTCATATTGAACACATCTAAGAAAAATTTCAATCTTTTCTAAAGGAACGATGTTCAGCTAATAAAGAAGTGTATTTACCAAGAAGTTATCGCTGACTGTGTGCTACGTTTTGAGATTGTCTTCAAGTCAGCGGCACAAAAATCGCTTCAAAGCCTACTCTGCTCGCCTTATCATGGCCAGATAACAATGTATTGGTTCTCTTAATGTTATGACCCATCGAAAGCCGTTGGCACATATCGCCATTTGCCACCCATATCCGTGCATACCCGATCGCACGTGGCCTGAACCTGAAAGCTGGGCACATGTTCGTGCCGATCGCCTATGGATCAGTCGCGATAAAGGACTCGCGATAACCCAACAAAAAATCAATCATGTCGAAATTGCACCCATCTATCGTTGGCCGAACGAGATGCCGAGGTTGGTGACATTTGACATGGACTCAACCCTTATTCAACAGGAAGTCATTGATGAAGTGGCCCGCATGGCTGGCTGTTACGACGAGGTGGCTGCGATTACCGAACGGGCCATGCGTGGCGAAGTCAATTTCAAAGAAAGCCTTGAAGCACGTGTTTCGTGTCTGCGCGGCCTCGACGCAAAATTTTTGGATACGATGGTCGACCGTATCAAACTTTCGCCTGGCGCCGAGTCGCTTGTTCGTGTGCTCAATCAATGTGGTGTCAAAACCGCCATTATTTCCGGTGGCTTCGATTTTGTTGCGCAACCCATGGCGCGCCGATTGCAAATGGATGCCGTCGTCTGTCATCGTTTGGAGATTCAAGGAGGCAAACTGACCGGTCGAGTGCAAGGTGCGATTGTGGATGCAGAAGGAAAAGCCGCCGCGCTCAAACAACTTGCCGAACGATGGCAAATTCCATTGACTCAGACGATGTCCATTGGTGATGGCGCCAATGACCTCCAGATTATGAAAACATCCGCGATGGGCATCGCCTGGCACGCCAAACCTACGGTCGCGCGCCAAGCCGATCTGGCCATCCATCACTTAGATCTAGACGCCATTTGTTGGCTATACGAAACATGGGCAGAGAAATGGCTTAAGATGTTTGGTGCCCACTAAAAGCTCGCTTCACCGAAGTCAAAGTACAAATGTGGCAATGGCGACGACACATAATAACCCTGCACGTAGTCCACCCCAAGCGGCCAAATTTGCGCCAGCATCTGAGCGTTCTCAATCATTGGCACAATGATTTTTCTTTCATGCTGCTTGGCGAGCTGAACAAGTTTTTCAAGACGGGCCATGCCTTCGTCTTGCTGTAAGTCTTCCACAACAATATCGTGCTCCAATT is a window from the Gammaproteobacteria bacterium genome containing:
- the serB gene encoding phosphoserine phosphatase SerB produces the protein MTHRKPLAHIAICHPYPCIPDRTWPEPESWAHVRADRLWISRDKGLAITQQKINHVEIAPIYRWPNEMPRLVTFDMDSTLIQQEVIDEVARMAGCYDEVAAITERAMRGEVNFKESLEARVSCLRGLDAKFLDTMVDRIKLSPGAESLVRVLNQCGVKTAIISGGFDFVAQPMARRLQMDAVVCHRLEIQGGKLTGRVQGAIVDAEGKAAALKQLAERWQIPLTQTMSIGDGANDLQIMKTSAMGIAWHAKPTVARQADLAIHHLDLDAICWLYETWAEKWLKMFGAH